A portion of the Cyanobium sp. PCC 7001 genome contains these proteins:
- a CDS encoding 4'-phosphopantetheinyl transferase superfamily protein translates to MREPWRSSDSPAAADLEPRTWHPGLRAPRPDQGPLPSLWLIDRRQPPVRAALPDLLDLLPPQERARHEAFRQHDDRERFLLGRAVLRQMLGSWLERDPRRLVLNAGLHGKPELSVEHGPAGPAFNVAHSGDLVVLAFHAASPVGVDVEQSRPQLAWRPIARRVLPPATVEWLEQLPALQRREAFLQQWCLLEASLKARGTGFASVGAQAGARAPGEQGLERLEPLVEQLVEQRLWCLALPPGYCGAVSLLGWP, encoded by the coding sequence ATGCGGGAACCGTGGCGTTCGAGCGATTCTCCCGCAGCGGCTGACCTGGAGCCCAGGACCTGGCATCCAGGGCTGCGTGCCCCTCGCCCCGATCAGGGGCCGCTTCCCAGCCTCTGGCTGATCGACCGCCGCCAGCCGCCGGTGCGCGCGGCTCTGCCCGACCTGCTCGACCTGCTGCCGCCGCAGGAGCGGGCCCGCCACGAGGCCTTCCGCCAGCACGACGACCGGGAGCGGTTTCTGCTGGGACGCGCGGTCCTGCGGCAGATGCTGGGCAGCTGGCTGGAGCGGGATCCCCGCCGCCTGGTCCTGAACGCCGGGCTGCACGGCAAGCCAGAGCTGAGCGTGGAGCACGGGCCGGCGGGTCCGGCGTTCAACGTGGCCCATTCCGGCGATCTCGTGGTGCTGGCGTTCCATGCCGCCAGCCCCGTGGGGGTGGACGTGGAGCAGAGCCGCCCCCAGCTGGCCTGGCGGCCGATCGCCCGCCGCGTGCTCCCACCGGCCACGGTGGAGTGGCTGGAGCAGCTCCCTGCTCTTCAACGCCGCGAGGCCTTTCTGCAGCAGTGGTGCCTGCTGGAGGCCTCGCTCAAGGCCCGCGGCACCGGCTTCGCCTCCGTGGGCGCCCAGGCCGGCGCACGAGCGCCTGGGGAACAGGGCCTCGAGCGCCTGGAGCCGTTGGTGGAGCAGCTGGTGGAGCAGCGGCTGTGGTGCCTGGCGCTGCCTCCGGGGTACTGCGGCGCGGTGAGCTTGCTGGGCTGGCCATGA
- a CDS encoding FAD-binding domain-containing protein, with the protein MTSTQQRQALQATLAAWFPQAEGDPSPIQGGVAAARQRLAAIDPIAYGCSRNHLDGAVTGLSPYIRHGVLSLAEVRDAVFGWLRQRGYGEPGRRAEAQQLAGKLINELGWRDYWQRLWRLLGDGIWHDLEPLRTGHPAEAYAAELPPDITEARTGLACIDAFAAELRTSGWLHNHARMWLASYVVHWRRVRWQAGARWFLQHLLDGDPASNNLSWQWVASSFSSKPYIFSRANLERYAGDRHCRTCPLAAGGCPFQASYESLQQRLFRPEPAPASPEAAPFGAAATAALAPAPPSPAAAFRRPIVWVHGEALGPANPALRSWPSAPALFVFDDALITSAGLSRKRLLFLQECLQELPVTVRRGDGAEQLLAFAAEHGADGVVTSAAVDPRFARIRERLEPRLPVQVLEPEPFVSLETPPDLRRFSRYWRRAEPLVWRQFS; encoded by the coding sequence ATGACGTCCACCCAGCAGCGCCAGGCCCTGCAGGCCACCCTCGCCGCCTGGTTCCCCCAGGCCGAAGGAGACCCGAGCCCGATCCAAGGAGGCGTGGCGGCGGCCCGGCAGCGCCTCGCCGCCATCGATCCGATCGCCTACGGCTGCAGCCGCAACCACCTCGATGGGGCCGTGACCGGCCTTTCGCCCTACATCCGCCATGGGGTGCTCAGCCTGGCCGAGGTTCGCGATGCGGTGTTCGGCTGGCTGAGGCAGCGGGGCTACGGCGAGCCCGGGCGGCGGGCCGAGGCGCAGCAGCTGGCCGGCAAGCTGATCAACGAGCTGGGCTGGCGTGACTACTGGCAGCGGCTCTGGCGGCTGCTGGGCGACGGCATCTGGCACGACCTGGAGCCGCTCCGCACCGGCCATCCCGCCGAGGCCTATGCCGCCGAGCTGCCGCCCGACATCACTGAGGCCCGCACGGGCCTGGCCTGCATCGATGCCTTCGCCGCCGAGCTCCGCACCAGCGGCTGGCTGCACAACCATGCCCGGATGTGGCTGGCCAGCTACGTGGTGCACTGGCGGCGGGTGCGCTGGCAGGCCGGGGCCCGCTGGTTCCTGCAGCACCTGCTCGACGGCGACCCGGCCAGCAACAACCTCAGCTGGCAGTGGGTGGCCAGCAGCTTCAGCAGCAAGCCCTACATCTTCAGCCGGGCCAACCTGGAGCGTTACGCCGGCGATCGCCACTGCCGCACCTGCCCCCTGGCCGCTGGCGGCTGCCCGTTCCAGGCCAGCTACGAGAGCCTGCAGCAGCGGCTGTTCCGGCCCGAGCCGGCGCCCGCCTCTCCGGAAGCCGCCCCTTTTGGCGCTGCCGCCACTGCGGCGCTGGCCCCCGCGCCGCCATCGCCCGCCGCGGCGTTCCGGCGGCCGATCGTGTGGGTGCACGGGGAGGCCCTGGGCCCCGCCAACCCCGCCCTGCGCTCCTGGCCCTCGGCACCGGCCCTGTTCGTGTTCGACGACGCCCTCATCACCTCCGCCGGCCTGAGCCGCAAGCGGCTGCTGTTTCTGCAGGAGTGCCTGCAGGAATTGCCTGTCACCGTGCGGCGGGGCGATGGGGCCGAGCAGCTGCTCGCCTTCGCGGCGGAGCACGGGGCCGACGGGGTGGTGACCTCGGCGGCGGTGGATCCCCGTTTTGCCCGCATCCGGGAGCGCCTGGAGCCCCGGCTGCCGGTGCAGGTGCTGGAGCCGGAGCCGTTCGTGAGCCTGGAGACCCCGCCCGATCTGCGCCGCTTCTCCCGCTACTGGCGCCGGGCCGAACCGCTGGTGTGGCGCCAGTTCAGCTGA
- a CDS encoding TIGR03032 family protein, translating into MSAALAPLQLVSATRSSPQAFVTGTLLGRSLALPQHRHYGQRISFHNHQGLGALYQAALAEARPESLVVFCHDDVWLGDQPLDALLETALQNFDLVGVAGNSRLTPGQMGWWLQPHSDAWDTPHLVGRIRHGAPQASELSTYGPSPAAARLLDGVFLAARAGMLQAAGVGFDPAFEFHFYDLDLCRTALAAGLRLGVWPIELIHASGGQAGSPGWWHGLERYRRKWEPGLPLPTGRAGPSSGGADSLPARQPPSPAPPMSSAAPAFEITTSRQLLAWLAEQQLSIALTTYQIGKLFTLGLKPNGELSVFERSFNRCMGLCGTSNGFYLSSLYQIWRFENVFSPGESQNGYDRLYVPQVGYTTGDCDIHDMAVAGDGQLVFVNTLFSCLATLSTTHSFRPLWHPPFISRLAAEDRCHLNGLALKGGRPAYVSAVSRSDATDGWREHRRDGGVVLDVASGEVVAAGLSMPHSPRWYQDRLWLCNSGSGEFGWVDLASGRFQPLTFCAGYLRGVAFHGDYALLGTSKPRHNKTFSGLPLDEALASRQAEPRCGIQVVDLRSGDAVHWIRFEGLVEELYDVITLPGVRNPMLLGFVSDEIRRVISLEEATG; encoded by the coding sequence ATGAGCGCGGCGCTTGCACCCCTGCAGCTCGTGTCGGCCACACGCTCTTCCCCGCAGGCCTTTGTCACCGGCACCCTGCTGGGCCGCTCCCTGGCCCTGCCGCAGCACCGCCACTACGGGCAGCGCATCAGCTTCCACAACCACCAGGGGCTGGGGGCCCTCTACCAAGCCGCCCTGGCGGAGGCCCGGCCCGAGAGTCTCGTGGTGTTCTGCCACGACGACGTGTGGCTCGGTGATCAACCCCTCGATGCGCTGCTGGAGACGGCGCTGCAGAACTTCGATCTGGTGGGAGTGGCCGGCAACAGCCGCCTGACGCCTGGGCAGATGGGCTGGTGGCTGCAGCCCCACAGCGACGCCTGGGACACGCCCCATCTGGTGGGCCGGATCCGCCACGGTGCCCCCCAGGCCAGTGAGCTCAGCACCTACGGCCCCAGCCCCGCGGCGGCCCGCCTGCTCGATGGTGTGTTCCTCGCCGCCCGCGCCGGCATGCTGCAGGCGGCAGGGGTGGGCTTCGATCCGGCCTTCGAGTTCCACTTCTACGACCTCGATCTCTGCCGCACCGCCCTGGCCGCCGGGCTGCGGCTGGGGGTGTGGCCGATCGAGCTGATCCATGCCAGTGGCGGCCAGGCCGGCAGCCCCGGCTGGTGGCATGGGCTGGAGCGCTACCGCCGCAAGTGGGAACCGGGGCTGCCGTTGCCCACCGGGCGCGCCGGGCCCTCCTCCGGAGGTGCCGATTCCTTGCCAGCCCGCCAGCCCCCATCCCCAGCCCCGCCGATGTCCAGCGCCGCTCCGGCCTTCGAGATCACCACCTCCCGCCAGCTGCTGGCCTGGCTGGCCGAGCAGCAGCTCTCGATCGCCCTCACCACTTACCAGATCGGCAAGCTCTTCACCCTCGGCCTCAAGCCGAACGGCGAACTCTCGGTGTTCGAGCGCAGCTTCAACCGCTGCATGGGGCTCTGCGGCACGTCCAACGGCTTCTACCTCAGCAGCCTCTACCAGATCTGGCGCTTCGAGAACGTGTTCAGCCCCGGCGAGAGCCAGAACGGCTACGACCGCCTCTACGTGCCCCAGGTGGGCTACACCACCGGCGACTGCGACATCCATGACATGGCCGTCGCTGGCGACGGCCAGCTGGTGTTCGTCAACACCCTGTTCAGCTGCCTGGCCACCCTCAGCACCACCCACAGCTTCCGGCCCCTCTGGCACCCCCCCTTCATCAGCCGGCTGGCGGCGGAAGACCGCTGCCACCTCAACGGCCTGGCCCTGAAAGGTGGCCGGCCCGCCTACGTGAGCGCCGTGAGCCGCTCCGATGCCACCGACGGCTGGCGCGAGCACCGCAGAGACGGCGGCGTGGTGCTCGATGTGGCCAGTGGCGAGGTGGTGGCCGCCGGCCTCTCGATGCCCCATTCACCCCGCTGGTACCAGGACCGCCTCTGGCTGTGCAATTCCGGCAGCGGCGAATTCGGCTGGGTCGACCTGGCCAGCGGCCGCTTCCAGCCCCTCACCTTCTGCGCCGGCTACCTGCGCGGCGTGGCCTTCCACGGCGACTACGCCCTGCTCGGCACCTCCAAACCGCGCCACAACAAAACCTTCTCCGGCCTCCCCCTCGATGAGGCCCTCGCCAGCCGCCAGGCCGAACCCCGCTGCGGCATTCAGGTGGTGGATCTGCGCAGCGGCGATGCCGTGCACTGGATCCGCTTCGAGGGGCTGGTGGAGGAGCTCTACGACGTGATCACCCTCCCCGGGGTGCGCAACCCGATGCTGCTCGGCTTCGTGAGCGATGAGATCCGCCGCGTGATCAGCCTGGAGGAGGCCACCGGCTGA
- the fabI gene encoding enoyl-ACP reductase FabI: MLLDLRGKKALVTGIANNRSIAWGIAQQLAAAGCELGVTFLPDEKGRFEAKVRELTAPLNPTLFEPLNVQDPAQIAAVFQRVQEQWGSLDVLVHCLAFAGKEELVGDYSAITPEGFARALEVSAYSLAPLCRHAKPLFSEGASVITLSYLGAERAIPNYNVMGVAKAALEASVRYLAAELGPEKQVRVNAISAGPIRTLASSAIGGILEMIHNVEEKAPLRRTVTQDEVGSTAAFLASPLASGITGQVLYVDAGYCITGM, from the coding sequence ATGCTCCTCGATCTTCGCGGCAAGAAGGCCCTCGTCACCGGCATCGCCAACAACCGCTCGATCGCCTGGGGCATCGCCCAGCAGCTGGCGGCGGCCGGCTGCGAGCTGGGCGTCACCTTCCTGCCGGATGAGAAGGGACGCTTCGAGGCCAAGGTGCGGGAACTCACCGCGCCCCTGAACCCCACCCTGTTCGAGCCCCTCAACGTGCAGGACCCGGCCCAGATCGCGGCGGTGTTCCAACGGGTTCAGGAGCAGTGGGGCAGCCTGGATGTGCTGGTGCACTGCCTGGCCTTTGCGGGCAAGGAGGAGCTGGTGGGCGACTACTCCGCCATCACCCCCGAGGGCTTCGCCCGCGCCCTGGAGGTGAGCGCCTACTCCCTGGCCCCCCTCTGCCGCCACGCCAAACCGCTGTTCAGCGAGGGGGCGAGCGTGATCACCCTCAGCTACCTGGGCGCCGAGCGGGCCATCCCCAACTACAACGTGATGGGTGTGGCCAAGGCGGCCCTGGAGGCCTCGGTGCGCTACCTGGCGGCCGAGCTGGGCCCCGAGAAGCAGGTGCGGGTGAACGCCATCAGCGCCGGCCCGATCCGCACCCTGGCCAGCTCCGCCATCGGCGGCATTCTCGAGATGATCCACAACGTGGAGGAGAAGGCGCCCCTGCGCCGCACCGTGACCCAGGACGAGGTGGGCAGCACCGCCGCCTTCCTGGCCAGCCCGCTGGCCTCGGGCATCACCGGCCAGGTGCTCTACGTGGATGCCGGCTACTGCATCACCGGGATGTGA
- a CDS encoding thioredoxin family protein yields the protein MALTPSTMLPLGTPLPFGVISAQLASGSVRQVSGDPLRLDALGSEPLLVLFLCAHCPFVKHVEPEISRLQSDFSGPGARPRLQILAISSNSVQTHPQDGPEGLRAQAERHGWRFPYLFDADQQIARAFRAACTPDPYLFSPSRQGELQLAYRGQFDGSRPGNGVPLDGRDLRAALVALADGRQPDPDQQPAIGCNIKWHPGAEPEWGR from the coding sequence ATGGCGCTGACGCCGTCCACCATGCTGCCCCTCGGCACGCCGCTGCCGTTCGGAGTGATCAGCGCCCAGCTGGCCAGCGGCTCCGTCCGGCAGGTGAGCGGTGACCCCCTCCGGCTCGACGCCCTGGGCAGCGAGCCGTTGCTGGTGCTGTTTCTGTGCGCCCACTGCCCCTTCGTGAAGCACGTGGAGCCGGAGATCAGCCGGCTCCAGAGCGACTTCAGCGGCCCCGGCGCGCGACCGCGGCTGCAGATCCTGGCGATCTCCAGCAACAGCGTGCAGACCCACCCGCAGGACGGGCCCGAGGGTCTGCGGGCCCAGGCGGAGCGCCATGGCTGGCGTTTCCCCTATCTCTTCGACGCTGACCAGCAGATTGCCCGCGCCTTCCGGGCCGCCTGCACTCCCGATCCCTACCTGTTCAGCCCCTCGCGGCAGGGCGAGCTGCAGCTGGCGTACCGCGGCCAGTTCGATGGCAGCCGTCCTGGCAATGGGGTGCCCCTGGATGGCCGCGATCTTCGGGCCGCCCTGGTGGCCCTGGCCGATGGCCGCCAGCCCGATCCAGACCAGCAGCCGGCGATCGGCTGCAACATCAAGTGGCATCCAGGTGCAGAACCGGAATGGGGGCGGTGA
- a CDS encoding DegT/DnrJ/EryC1/StrS aminotransferase family protein, which yields MNVPPFSLGEQIQELGGSLEAAVLEVLRSGQYIGGPAIAGFEAAFAEACEVPHAVGCNSGTDALILALRALGVGAGDEVITTSFSFFATAEAISSVGATPVFVDVDPATYLIDLEQLEAAITPATRVLLPVHLFGRPVDMERVCAIAERHGLQVVEDCAQATGASWAGKPVGSWGDAGCFSFFPTKNLGAAGDGGAVTCHDPALAQRVRELAVHGMPRRYLHTELGYNSRLDALQAAVLGVKLPHLPRWLEARRAIAARYHGQLAGLPGVVLPAEGPEGHSWNQFVVRVPACPLGLPACGAAGGVPCAPSADSASHGLPEACCRDWLKQQLQQAGVNTIIYYPIPIHRQPAYAELGYGPGSLPITERLCTEVLSLPIFPELAVVQQERVVEVLAQVLAPPVAATAPSPAERSSCAA from the coding sequence ATGAATGTGCCCCCCTTCAGCCTCGGCGAGCAGATCCAGGAGCTGGGTGGGTCGCTCGAAGCCGCTGTGCTCGAGGTCCTGCGCAGCGGCCAGTACATCGGCGGCCCCGCCATCGCGGGCTTCGAGGCGGCCTTCGCCGAGGCCTGCGAGGTGCCCCACGCCGTGGGGTGCAACAGCGGCACCGATGCCCTCATCCTGGCCCTGCGCGCCCTGGGGGTGGGTGCGGGCGATGAGGTGATCACCACCTCCTTCAGCTTCTTCGCCACCGCCGAGGCGATCAGCAGCGTGGGCGCCACACCGGTGTTCGTGGATGTGGACCCGGCCACCTACCTGATCGATCTGGAGCAACTGGAGGCGGCGATCACGCCGGCCACGCGGGTGCTGCTGCCGGTGCACCTGTTCGGCCGGCCGGTGGACATGGAGCGGGTGTGCGCCATCGCCGAGCGCCACGGCCTGCAGGTGGTGGAAGACTGCGCCCAGGCCACCGGTGCCTCCTGGGCGGGCAAGCCCGTGGGCAGCTGGGGCGATGCGGGCTGCTTCAGCTTCTTCCCCACCAAGAACCTCGGTGCCGCCGGCGATGGCGGCGCCGTGACCTGCCACGATCCGGCCCTGGCCCAGCGGGTGCGGGAACTGGCGGTGCACGGCATGCCGCGCCGCTATCTGCACACCGAGCTCGGCTACAACAGCCGCCTCGATGCCCTGCAGGCGGCGGTGCTGGGCGTGAAGCTGCCCCATCTGCCCCGCTGGCTGGAGGCCCGCCGGGCGATTGCCGCCCGCTACCACGGCCAGCTGGCCGGACTGCCCGGCGTGGTGCTGCCGGCCGAGGGCCCGGAGGGCCACAGCTGGAACCAGTTCGTGGTGCGGGTGCCCGCCTGTCCGCTGGGCCTGCCGGCCTGCGGTGCGGCCGGCGGCGTGCCCTGCGCCCCCTCCGCCGACAGCGCCAGCCATGGCCTGCCGGAGGCCTGCTGCCGCGACTGGCTCAAGCAGCAGTTGCAGCAGGCCGGGGTGAACACGATCATCTACTACCCGATCCCGATCCACCGCCAGCCGGCCTACGCCGAACTGGGCTATGGCCCGGGCAGCCTGCCGATCACCGAGCGGCTGTGCACCGAGGTGCTGAGCCTGCCGATCTTCCCGGAACTGGCCGTGGTGCAGCAGGAGCGGGTGGTGGAGGTGCTGGCCCAGGTGCTGGCCCCGCCTGTGGCCGCGACAGCCCCCAGCCCGGCCGAGCGCAGCAGCTGCGCGGCCTGA